The sequence CGGCTTGTCGACGTCGTACCCGCGGGCGCGGGCGATCTCCGCGGCCAGCACCTGCAGCGGCACGGTGGACACCAGCGGCTGCAGCAGCGTCGGCACCGCGGGGACCTCGATGAGCTCGTCGGCGAACGGCCGGACGGTCTCGTCGCCCTCTTCGGCGATGACGATCGTGCGGGCGCCGCGCGCCTGGATCTCGCTGATGTTCGACACGAGCTTCGAGTGCAGCACCGCGCGGCCCTTGGGCGAAGGCATCACGACGACGACCGGCAGGCCCTCTTCGATCAGCGCGATCGGGCCGTGCTTGAGCTCGCCGGCCGCGAAGCCCTCGGCGTGCATGTACGCGAGTTCCTTCAGCTTCAGCGCGCCTTCAAGGGCGACCGGGAAGCCGACGTGGCGGCCGAGGAACAGGATCGCCTTCGAGTCGGCGATCCGGCGGCCGAGGTCGCGGACCTGCTCCACTGTGGACAGTACCTTCTGGACGGCCGCGGGCATGGCCTCCAGCTCGGCGAACTCGCGGGCAACCTCGTCCGGGTACTTCGTGCCACGCGCCTGCGCGAGCGCCAAGCCGACAAGGTAGTTCGCCGCGATCTGGGCGAGGAACGCCTTCGTCGACGCGACCCCGATCTCGGGCCCGGCGTGGGTGTAGAGGACGGCGTCGGACTCGCGCGGGATCTGCGCGCCGTTGGTGTTGCAGACGGCGAGGACGCGCGCCTTCTGCTCACGCGCGTGCCGGACGGCTTCGAGCGTGTCCGCGGTCTCGCCGGACTGGGACACGGCGACGACCAGCGTGTCGCGGTCCAGCACCGGGTCGCGGTAGCGGAACTCGGACGCCAGCTCGACCTCGACCGGCAGCCGCGTCCAGTGCTCGATGGCGTACTTCGCGACCAGGCCGGAGTGGTAGGCCGACCCGCAGGCGACGACGAAGACCTTGTCGACGTCGCGCAGGTCCTGGTCGGAGATGCGCTGCTCGTCGAGGATGATGCGGCCGGACTCGAAGTGCCCGCGCAGCGTGTTCGCCAGCGCCTCGGGCTGTTCCTCGATCTCCTTGAGCATGAAGTACTCGTGGCCGCCCTTTTCGGCGGCGGAGAGGTCCCAGTCCACGGTGAACGGCTTGGCCTGGGCGGCGTCGCCGTGGAAGTCCCGGACGTCGTAGCCCTCGCGCGTGATGACGACGAGCTGGTCCTGCCCGAGCTCGACGGCCTCGCGCGTGTGCTCGATGAACGCGGCGACGTCGGAGGCCACGAAGTGCTCCCCGTCCCCGACCCCGACGACCAGCGGCGACGACCGGCGCGCGGCCACGATCGTGTCGGGCTCGTCGGCGTGCGTCACGACCAGCGTGAAGGCACCTTCGAGGCGGCGGCAGACGGCGGCGACGCTCGCGGCGAGGTCACCCTTGGTGTCCCCGTCGGCGTAGGCGCGGGCGACGAGGTGCGCGGCGGTCTCGCTGTCGGTGT is a genomic window of Amycolatopsis lexingtonensis containing:
- the glmS gene encoding glutamine--fructose-6-phosphate transaminase (isomerizing), which encodes MCGIVGYVGHRPALDVVLGGLRRMEYRGYDSAGVAVLDGAGGLTVERKAGRLANLEAELDEVGRDAFAGTAGMGHTRWATHGAPVDRNSHPHRDASQRVAIVHNGIIENFAALRAELEADGVEMASDTDSETAAHLVARAYADGDTKGDLAASVAAVCRRLEGAFTLVVTHADEPDTIVAARRSSPLVVGVGDGEHFVASDVAAFIEHTREAVELGQDQLVVITREGYDVRDFHGDAAQAKPFTVDWDLSAAEKGGHEYFMLKEIEEQPEALANTLRGHFESGRIILDEQRISDQDLRDVDKVFVVACGSAYHSGLVAKYAIEHWTRLPVEVELASEFRYRDPVLDRDTLVVAVSQSGETADTLEAVRHAREQKARVLAVCNTNGAQIPRESDAVLYTHAGPEIGVASTKAFLAQIAANYLVGLALAQARGTKYPDEVAREFAELEAMPAAVQKVLSTVEQVRDLGRRIADSKAILFLGRHVGFPVALEGALKLKELAYMHAEGFAAGELKHGPIALIEEGLPVVVVMPSPKGRAVLHSKLVSNISEIQARGARTIVIAEEGDETVRPFADELIEVPAVPTLLQPLVSTVPLQVLAAEIARARGYDVDKPRNLAKSVTVE